In one window of Halomarina pelagica DNA:
- a CDS encoding SLC13 family permease, with amino-acid sequence MVVVFGIILLALALFASELVPVDVTAIVVMVLLMLLEPWTQISPAEGIAGFANPATITVLAMLILSAGISRSGVVQILGRRMAAFAGTDRRKQLAATVGVTGVPSGFINNTPVVAILVPVISDLAHKGKTSPSTLLIPLSYASMLGGMLTLIGTSTNILASEIAAELSDTYPRLHAFDVFEFTHLGAIVLVVGSVYLLLVAPRLIPERIPPEEDFVEEYEIEGYLTDVVVGERSPIVGTTVEAAIDHASFDADILQLERDGERFAEPLGKKEIRAGDTLRIRTDRGTLRRLMRADGLSLRGGPETESDLVPEEDDPMLVEIVVPRGSFLVGETLATSGFRQRYDANVLAFRSRGELLRNRLEDIVIQVGDTLLVQTTSDTLDRLAQNPDFIVAREPDRPEYRTDKILPALAIIAGVVAAAGLGLVPILVSALAGVVAMVATGVLQPNELYESVEWNVIFLLAGVIPLGNALQQTGAADLLGALVASTASALPLLAVLWVFYLATAILTNVISNNASVVLMIPVAAKAATEIGANPFAFVLAVTFAASTAFLTPIGYQTNLFVYGPGGYRFSDYFRVGAPLQLVLSVVTVLGIAAFWGLT; translated from the coding sequence ATGGTGGTCGTGTTCGGGATCATCCTCCTCGCGCTCGCGCTCTTCGCCAGCGAACTGGTTCCGGTGGACGTGACGGCCATCGTCGTGATGGTGCTGCTCATGCTCCTCGAGCCGTGGACGCAGATCTCCCCCGCGGAGGGCATCGCGGGGTTCGCCAACCCGGCCACGATCACGGTGCTCGCGATGCTCATCCTCAGCGCCGGCATCAGCCGCTCGGGCGTGGTCCAGATCCTCGGCCGGCGGATGGCCGCCTTCGCGGGGACCGACCGGCGCAAGCAGCTCGCCGCGACCGTCGGCGTCACCGGCGTCCCGTCGGGGTTCATCAACAACACGCCCGTCGTCGCCATCCTCGTGCCGGTCATCTCGGATCTCGCGCACAAGGGGAAGACCTCCCCCTCGACGCTGCTCATCCCGCTGTCGTACGCCTCGATGCTCGGCGGGATGCTCACCCTCATCGGCACCTCCACCAACATCCTCGCGAGCGAGATCGCGGCCGAACTCTCGGACACCTACCCCCGGCTCCACGCCTTCGACGTGTTCGAGTTCACGCACCTCGGGGCGATCGTCCTCGTCGTCGGCTCGGTCTACCTCCTGCTCGTCGCGCCGCGGCTCATCCCCGAGCGCATCCCGCCCGAGGAGGACTTCGTCGAGGAGTACGAGATCGAGGGCTACCTCACCGACGTGGTCGTGGGCGAGCGCTCGCCGATCGTCGGCACGACCGTCGAGGCGGCGATCGACCACGCGTCGTTCGACGCCGACATCCTCCAGCTCGAACGCGACGGCGAGCGGTTCGCGGAGCCGCTCGGAAAGAAGGAGATCCGCGCGGGCGACACGCTCCGCATCCGGACCGACCGCGGGACCCTCCGTCGGCTCATGCGCGCCGACGGACTCAGTCTGCGCGGCGGGCCCGAGACGGAGTCCGACCTCGTGCCCGAGGAGGACGATCCCATGCTCGTCGAGATCGTCGTCCCGCGCGGGTCGTTCCTCGTGGGCGAGACGCTCGCGACCTCGGGGTTCCGCCAGCGGTACGACGCGAACGTCCTCGCCTTCCGCAGTCGGGGGGAACTCCTCCGGAACCGCCTCGAGGACATCGTGATCCAGGTCGGGGACACGCTGCTCGTGCAGACGACCTCGGATACCCTCGACCGCCTCGCGCAGAACCCCGACTTCATCGTCGCCCGCGAGCCCGACCGCCCGGAGTACCGGACGGACAAGATCCTCCCGGCGCTCGCGATCATCGCGGGCGTCGTCGCCGCGGCCGGCCTGGGGCTGGTCCCGATCCTCGTCAGCGCGCTGGCGGGCGTCGTGGCGATGGTGGCGACGGGCGTGCTCCAGCCGAACGAGCTGTACGAGTCCGTCGAGTGGAACGTCATCTTCCTGCTCGCGGGCGTCATCCCGCTGGGGAACGCCCTCCAGCAGACTGGCGCGGCCGACCTCCTCGGCGCGCTCGTGGCGTCGACGGCCAGCGCGCTCCCCCTGCTCGCCGTCCTCTGGGTGTTCTACCTCGCGACGGCGATCCTGACAAACGTCATCAGCAACAACGCGAGCGTCGTCCTGATGATCCCCGTCGCCGCCAAGGCGGCCACGGAGATCGGCGCGAACCCGTTCGCGTTCGTCCTCGCCGTCACCTTCGCCGCCTCCACGGCCTTCCTCACGCCGATCGGCTACCAGACGAACCTGTTCGTCTACGGCCCCGGCGGTTACCGCTTCTCCGATTACTTCCGCGTCGGCGCGCCGCTCCAGCTCGTCCTCTCGGTGGTCACCGTCCTGGGGATCGCCGCCTTCTGGGGGCTCACGTAG
- a CDS encoding MBL fold metallo-hydrolase — translation MKLRFQHANPRRGRESLILRFEGVLREQVVCVLVDAGAGVDVSESLDPEEGEHLAAICLTHAHLDHYRSLGANLRDGAPVYATPDTAAILGDAFDAGADHYDLGDTDAVLDRLDPVDDWTTIVAGVRVRPVPAGHAPGAAGFLFEVEDGDARRTVLVTGDFTARRAAGYPGFDPDLPVGVDVLVLTGATNETFEATLTDAVATAYERVTAGSTVLATASGLTGVHLGYLLGHLAAARDDPVPVTLVGHVATLHERLDYDVPNVTAVPDFADPASVLRPGGVTIAGPEVPVGGSAERLFAAIEDDPAATLLQVVNGGTDPVCGAGCTVRDFALSNHPSRETVDDVVERLSPVHVVVTHQRGRAADRYKDCYDSFVWVTDDTDVYTLLDESGWTPPPWVTEATERRIRARREMDGRQLHTALADGDIPLPSVTRGDDVDLAAEGLDLTALRDRLPTREGPETGSDGSTPASDGSTSVSDGSAASSADGERTAEAADGAGALADEATVSALTARLDRIEAAVTGQSHPARAVDAGDGVFLLRLDAPPDWLEHGDRLDVLLREPADRTD, via the coding sequence ATGAAACTCCGATTCCAGCACGCCAACCCGCGTCGGGGGCGGGAGTCGCTGATCCTGCGGTTCGAGGGCGTGCTTCGGGAGCAAGTCGTGTGCGTGCTCGTCGACGCCGGGGCGGGCGTGGACGTGAGCGAGTCGCTCGACCCCGAGGAGGGCGAACACCTCGCCGCGATCTGTCTCACGCACGCGCACCTCGATCACTACCGCTCGCTCGGCGCGAACCTCCGCGACGGCGCGCCAGTGTACGCGACGCCCGACACGGCGGCCATCCTCGGCGACGCGTTCGACGCCGGGGCGGACCACTACGACCTCGGGGACACCGACGCCGTCCTCGACCGACTCGACCCCGTCGACGACTGGACGACGATCGTCGCGGGGGTGCGCGTCCGCCCGGTCCCCGCCGGCCACGCCCCCGGGGCGGCCGGATTCCTGTTCGAGGTGGAGGACGGCGACGCCCGGCGTACCGTCCTCGTCACCGGCGATTTCACGGCGCGTCGGGCCGCCGGGTACCCGGGGTTCGACCCCGACCTCCCGGTCGGCGTCGACGTCCTCGTGCTGACGGGGGCCACGAACGAAACGTTCGAGGCGACGCTCACCGACGCCGTCGCCACCGCCTACGAGCGGGTCACCGCCGGCTCGACCGTGCTCGCGACCGCGAGCGGGCTGACCGGCGTCCACCTCGGGTACCTCCTCGGACACCTCGCCGCCGCGCGCGACGATCCGGTGCCCGTGACGCTGGTCGGGCACGTCGCGACGCTCCACGAGCGACTCGACTACGACGTCCCGAACGTGACGGCGGTCCCCGACTTCGCGGACCCGGCGTCGGTGCTCCGTCCGGGGGGCGTGACGATCGCCGGTCCCGAGGTCCCCGTCGGCGGGAGCGCCGAACGGCTCTTCGCCGCGATCGAGGACGACCCCGCCGCGACGCTCCTCCAGGTCGTGAACGGGGGGACAGACCCGGTCTGCGGGGCCGGCTGTACGGTCCGCGACTTCGCGCTCAGCAACCACCCCTCGCGCGAGACCGTCGACGACGTCGTCGAGCGACTGTCGCCCGTCCACGTCGTCGTCACCCACCAGCGCGGTCGGGCCGCGGACCGGTACAAGGACTGCTACGACAGCTTCGTGTGGGTGACCGACGACACGGACGTCTACACCCTCCTCGACGAGTCCGGGTGGACCCCCCCGCCGTGGGTCACCGAGGCGACCGAGCGGCGGATCCGCGCCCGCCGCGAGATGGACGGTCGGCAGTTGCACACCGCGCTGGCCGACGGCGACATCCCGCTCCCCTCGGTGACGCGCGGGGACGACGTCGACCTCGCCGCGGAGGGGCTCGACCTGACGGCGCTCCGCGACCGACTGCCGACGCGGGAGGGACCCGAGACCGGCTCCGACGGGTCGACCCCCGCCTCCGACGGGTCGACTTCCGTCTCCGACGGATCCGCCGCATCGAGCGCGGACGGCGAGCGGACCGCGGAGGCGGCCGACGGCGCGGGCGCGCTCGCGGACGAGGCGACGGTGTCCGCCCTGACGGCCCGCCTCGACCGCATCGAGGCGGCGGTGACCGGACAGAGCCACCCGGCGCGCGCCGTCGACGCCGGGGACGGCGTGTTCCTCCTCCGCCTCGACGCCCCGCCCGACTGGCTCGAACACGGCGACCGACTCGACGTGCTGCTCCGGGAGCCGGCGGACCGGACGGACTGA
- a CDS encoding hemolysin family protein, which yields MVNLVLSALGIALAFFLVFMNGLFVAAEFAFVRIRSTRVEALVEQGKPSAGLVKEAVENLDDYLAVCQLGITLSSLGLGWIGEPAVASLIEPVLGSMLPEGAIHAVAFALGFGLITFLHVVFGELAPKTLAIQEAERISLAVAAPMKFFYYVFVPGIVVFNGTASFFTRLIGVSPASESEEAHTREDIQMIIAQSSEHGHVDVDEAEMIEGVFELGDTVAREIMVPRPDVETVPAALPLDELRPIAAAGNYTRYLVLDGEDGDPVGFVHVKDVLRAVEAGRDAGEPTARDLAREVIVVPEDRRIDDILAEFQRREVQMAVVIDEWGTFEGIVTVEDVIEEIVGEIRDEFDAAAQEPSIDALSDGSYAVDGHVPLPAVNEVLDAEFESEDFETIGGLVLSRLGRAPAVGDRVELDGYAARVAEVDGARVSRVVLREAGTEADAPTEPVD from the coding sequence ATGGTCAATCTCGTGCTCTCCGCGCTCGGGATCGCCCTGGCGTTCTTCCTGGTGTTCATGAACGGGCTCTTCGTGGCCGCGGAGTTCGCGTTCGTCCGGATCCGCTCGACGAGGGTGGAGGCGCTCGTCGAGCAGGGAAAACCGTCCGCGGGGCTGGTGAAGGAGGCCGTCGAGAACCTGGACGACTACCTCGCCGTCTGTCAGCTCGGGATCACGCTCTCGTCGCTCGGGCTGGGGTGGATCGGCGAACCGGCGGTGGCGTCGCTCATCGAACCCGTACTCGGGTCGATGCTGCCCGAGGGGGCCATCCACGCCGTGGCCTTCGCGCTCGGGTTCGGCCTCATCACGTTCCTGCACGTCGTGTTCGGCGAACTCGCGCCGAAGACCCTCGCGATCCAGGAGGCAGAGCGCATCTCGCTCGCGGTCGCCGCGCCGATGAAGTTCTTCTACTACGTCTTCGTCCCCGGCATCGTCGTCTTCAACGGTACCGCGAGCTTCTTCACGCGACTGATCGGCGTCTCGCCGGCCTCGGAGTCCGAGGAGGCCCACACGCGCGAGGACATCCAGATGATCATCGCGCAGTCGAGCGAACACGGCCACGTCGACGTCGACGAGGCGGAGATGATCGAGGGCGTCTTCGAACTCGGCGACACCGTCGCTCGCGAGATCATGGTCCCCCGGCCGGACGTCGAGACCGTCCCGGCCGCACTGCCCCTCGACGAACTCCGCCCGATCGCCGCGGCGGGGAACTACACGCGCTATCTGGTCCTCGACGGCGAGGACGGCGACCCCGTCGGGTTCGTGCACGTCAAGGACGTGCTCCGCGCCGTGGAGGCCGGCCGCGACGCGGGTGAGCCGACCGCCCGCGACCTCGCCCGCGAGGTGATCGTCGTCCCCGAGGACCGCCGCATCGACGACATCCTGGCCGAGTTCCAGCGCCGCGAGGTGCAGATGGCCGTGGTGATCGACGAGTGGGGGACGTTCGAGGGGATCGTGACGGTGGAGGACGTCATCGAGGAGATCGTCGGCGAGATCCGCGACGAGTTCGACGCGGCGGCGCAGGAGCCGTCGATCGACGCGCTCTCTGACGGTAGCTACGCCGTCGACGGTCACGTCCCCCTCCCGGCGGTGAACGAGGTACTGGACGCCGAGTTCGAGAGCGAGGACTTCGAGACCATCGGCGGCCTCGTGCTGAGTCGGCTGGGGCGCGCGCCGGCGGTCGGCGACCGCGTGGAACTGGACGGCTACGCCGCCCGCGTCGCCGAGGTCGACGGGGCGCGCGTCTCCCGCGTCGTCCTCCGGGAGGCGGGAACGGAGGCGGACGCGCCGACGGAACCGGTCGACTGA
- a CDS encoding DHH family phosphoesterase, protein MTESSHPETAVREAGATDRTGVPSSAVGALLDLFERHDSLTIVCHNNPDPDCLGSALALEAIAETADVDRVTILYAGEITHQQNRAMVNLLDIDATAYSHDRLATADLVAFVDHSVPGVNNAVPPEYVPDIVIDHHPVDGVAGTFVDHREEVGATASILAQYLEAIDADVDAQIATGLLFGIRRETLGFMRGVTETEYDAAEFLHPRADLDLLRQLSDSLFTPATLDSIAEATHNRVVRGSALVSNVGRTAERDALPQAADHLLNLEGVTTTVVFGVVDDTVHVSARSRDPRVHIGDVLRRTFDDVGSAGGHKDMAGGTLPLGLFSVLAAESDELCALVGETITDRIFDALG, encoded by the coding sequence ATGACCGAATCCTCACATCCAGAGACGGCGGTGCGCGAGGCCGGCGCGACCGACCGAACCGGCGTCCCGTCGAGCGCCGTCGGCGCGCTCCTCGATCTGTTCGAGCGTCACGACTCGCTCACCATCGTCTGTCACAACAACCCCGACCCCGACTGTCTCGGTAGCGCCCTCGCCCTGGAGGCGATCGCCGAGACCGCCGACGTCGATCGGGTCACTATCCTCTATGCGGGCGAGATCACCCACCAGCAGAACCGCGCGATGGTGAACCTCCTCGACATCGACGCGACGGCGTACAGCCACGATCGGCTGGCGACGGCCGACCTCGTCGCGTTCGTCGACCACTCGGTTCCCGGCGTCAACAACGCCGTCCCTCCCGAGTACGTCCCGGACATCGTCATCGATCACCACCCGGTCGACGGCGTCGCGGGGACGTTCGTGGATCACCGCGAGGAAGTCGGCGCGACGGCGTCGATCCTCGCGCAGTACCTCGAGGCGATCGACGCGGACGTGGACGCGCAGATCGCCACCGGGCTGCTGTTCGGCATCCGCCGGGAGACCCTCGGCTTCATGCGCGGCGTCACCGAGACCGAGTACGACGCCGCCGAGTTCCTCCACCCCCGGGCGGACCTCGACCTGCTGCGACAGCTGTCGGACTCGCTGTTCACGCCCGCGACGCTCGACTCGATCGCCGAGGCGACGCACAACCGCGTCGTCCGCGGCTCCGCGCTCGTCTCGAACGTCGGGCGGACCGCGGAGCGCGACGCGCTGCCCCAGGCGGCGGACCACCTCCTCAACCTCGAGGGCGTCACGACGACCGTGGTCTTCGGCGTCGTCGACGACACCGTCCACGTCAGCGCGCGCTCCCGCGACCCCCGGGTCCACATCGGGGACGTCCTCCGGCGCACCTTCGACGACGTGGGGAGCGCCGGCGGTCACAAGGACATGGCCGGCGGGACGCTCCCGCTCGGCCTCTTCAGCGTCCTCGCCGCCGAGAGCGACGAACTCTGCGCGCTCGTCGGCGAGACGATCACCGACCGGATCTTCGACGCGCTCGGCTGA